The DNA window GGCTGAGCAGCATACTAGTTGTGTTCTCGTGTTGGACGATTCTCAGCTAGTCGGCATCCTGACTCAGCGGGATATCGTCAGATTGATCGCAGAACATCAATCTCTAGCTGAACTAGCCGTTGAGGATGTTATGTCTCAGCCAGTCATCACCTTGAAAGCAGAGGACAACCTGGATATCTTCTCGGTGTTAAATCTGATGCGCCATCATCAAATTCGCCATTTACCCATGGTGGATAATCAGGGGGAGATTCTAGGAGTACTGACACCGAGACGACTACGTAGTCTTCTAGAACCTGCTGATTTGATGAAAATGCGTCAAGTTCATGAAGTCATGACCTCGACTGTTATTCACGCTGTATCCACAGATCCTGTGCAGCAAATTATCCAGATGATGGTGGAGCATCAAGCCAGTTGTTTGGTGATTGTTGAAACCATCGCAGGACCGACTAAACCTCTCTGCCCATTGGGATTCTTACTGAGCGAGATATTATCAAGTGCCAGCAACAGGAGCTGAATTTGGAGCGTACTCAAGCCCAGGATGTGATGAGTACCCCCTCTTTCTTGTGAGCCGGAAGACTCACTGTGGACGGCACATATACGGATGGAGCACCATAAGGTACGACATCTCGTTGTGGCCGATCTTCAAGGGGAATTAAAGGGGATTGTTACACAGAGCCACCTCCTGCCGAGGGATCAAGAGGAGATTAGTGAGGTGCTGGAACTGCTGCAGCAACAGGTTCAAGATTTGCAAACAGAGTATGCCAAACTGCAGCAAAAGCGAACAGATGATTTAGTCCGGGAAGCCAATGTCCAAAAGGGCGTTAGAAAGCATCTTGACTCAAAACTTCGGGATGCCAATCAGCGCTTGACCTTTCACGTAGATAACTCTCCCCTTGCTGTCGTTGAGTGGGATTCTCAATTCCGAGTGCAGCGCTGGTCACAGCAGTCAGAGAATATCTTTGGTTGGAGTGCCTCAGAAGTCTTGGGTAAACACTGGACGGACTGGCATTTTGTGCTTGAAGCGGACTTAGAGGCGGTCATGGAAGTCACGGGTGAGCTATTGACAGGTCATGCGCCACGAAATATTAGCCAGAGCCGTAACTATACCAAAGAGGGCTTGGTCATTGATTGTGAATGGTATCACTCTGCTCTCCTAGACGACTCAGATAATCTCATCAGTATTTTATCGCTCGCTCAAGATGTGACTACTCGCAAGCAGCTGAAGAAAGCACAGCAGGTTAGCAAAGAACGCTTGCAGTTAGCACTTGAAGGCTCTGGGGATGGGCTGTGGGATTGGGATATCACCTCAGATGAGGTTTATTTAAGTCCCCAATGGTTAGCAATGCTGGGTTATGAAGTGAATGAACTCCCCGGACATGTCAGCACCTGGGAGAACCTGATCCATCCAAAAGATAAACCTTGGGTGATGGAACTTTTGGAGGCGCACCTTCAGGATGGAGAGGTTCCTTATACCTTTGACTATCGAATGCGGACCCAGTCAGGCGAATGGAAATGGATTGCCAATTATGGCAAAGTCGTGGTCCGCGATCCCGATGGCACACCACTAAGGATGTCAGGAACCCACAAAGATATTAGCGAGCGCAAAAAAATCGAGGAGACTTTATGGGAAAGTGAAGAACGTTATGCTTTGGCTGTCAGAGGGTCTCAAGATGGTTTGTGGGATTGGGATATCCACACAAACGCCGTCTACTTATCCCCTCGGTTCAAGGAAATCATGGGATATCAGGATCATGAGTTGGCTAGCGAGTTTAAAGCCTGGGAGTCACAGATACATCCAGAAGACCACGATCTGGTTCTAGCCAAGATTGAGGACCATCTTAAGTCTCATCTTCCTTACGATATTGAGTACCGTTTACGTACCAAACAAGGCGACTATCTCTGGGTTCATGCCCGAGGTCAAGCCATTTGGAACAAAGATGGAGTTCCTCTGCGCATGGCAGGATCCATCAGCGATATCAGCGAGCGCAAGCACACTGAAGTTGCTTTGCGGCGACAGGCATTAATCTTCCAGAGCATTAAGGATGGTGTGATTCTAACTGATTCAGCAGGTTGCATCATTGATTGGAATCCGGCAGCAGAAACGATATTCGGCTATACCAAAGCCGAGGTATTAGGCCAGACACCAGATATACTCCATCAACCTGGAGAATCTGTAACTCTAACTCAACAAATTATTGATGACATGAAACGTGAGGGGCAGTGGTCGGGTGAGATCGCCTTTGTTCGCAAAAATGGCACAATAGGCTTGTGCGAAACGGTTGTTGTCCCCCTCTTGGATCAGAACGGTCAGTTCGTGGCAACCATCGGACTCAACCATGACATCACTGAACGACAGAAGGCAGAAAAGCAAATTCATGAGCAGGCTGCTCTGCTGAATATCACTACAGATGCGACGATGGTCCGCAGTTTAGATCACAAAATCTTATTCTGGAATCAAGGGGCTGAAAGACTCTATGGATGGCAGGCAAAAGACGTCTTAGGGCGAAATGTCAATGACCTTTTGTACCCGGAATCTTTGACACAGCTTGAGGACATTCAGAATGCACTACGTGAGAACGGTACATGGCAGGGAGAGTTGCAGCAAGTAACCCATAGTGGCCAGGAGATAGTTGTGGATAGTCGCTGGACCTTAATGCAAGATGACAATAGACAGCCATCCTCAATCCTGGTTGTGAACACCGATATTACTGAGAAAAAACAATTGGAAGCGCAATATCTGCGTGCTCAGCGACTAGAGAGCATTGGCACTCTTGCTGGAGGTATTGCCCACGACCTTAACAATATTTTGACTCCAATTGTCGGTATTGCTGGACTGTTGCCGCTCAAAATCCCCCATCTTGATGAACAGAGCCAGCATCTCATTGAGATGATGCAGATCAGTGCCCATCGAGGAGCTGATTTAGTCCAGCAAGTCTTGTCCTTCTCGCGTGGAATCGAAAATAAACGCATAACATTGCAAGTCGGGCATCTGCTCTCAGAAGTCAAAGACTTTGCCGAAAAAACCTTTCCTAAGAACATCAAGCTGCACATCAATCTCCCTAGTGACCTAGGCATGGTCAGCGGTGATGCGACTCAATTACATCAGATGCTTATGAATCTCTGCGTCAATGCCCATGATTCTATGCCTCATGGAGGAACCCTAAGCTTCTCTGCTGAAAACTTTCTCATTGATGAGAACTACGCCCAAATGCTTCTAGAGGCCCAGGTCGGTCCTTATATAATTCTCTCAGTTGCAGATACTGGTGTTGGCATGGCAGCAGAAACATTGGAACGCATTTTCGATCCCTTTTTCACGACGAAAGAGGTGGGCTCAGGCACGGGACTGGGACTATCTACGCTTATGGGTATTGTCAAGAGCCATGGAGGGTTTGTAAAGGTAGATAGCCAGTTGGGGAGTGGGACTCAATTTTCGGTGTATTTGCCCGTAGTAGAGGACAATAACACCGCTCAAACGGAAGCTCTTGAGCACGTCAATGGCCTGGGAGAATTGATTTTGGTTGTAGATGACGAAGCCCCGATTCGTGAAATTGCGAAGGCGACATTGGAAGCCTACAACTATAAGGTGATTACAGCTCAAACTGGCATTGAGGCGATTGCTCAATACGTCCAGCATCAAGATGATATCGATGCAGTCTTGATGGATATGATGATGCCTGAGATGGATGGTACCACTGCAATTCAGACACTGAAAGCTTTGGACCCACAGGTCAAGATTATTGTTGCTACTGGCTTAGTGAGTAAGGAACAAAACCCTACTGATATTGATCTAAAAAGTGATGCCTTGCTATCAAAGCCCTATACGGCTGAGACATTGTTGAACACTTTGAAAGGGGTGTTTAATCACACTCCATGACAATGCATTCCCCTACAGCTTTCAGTCAGCCCAATCCAAAGCGGCTGAGATTTGATGGGCTAGTGTCAAAACATCAAACGGTTTTGTAATGATTGCCTGAACACCTAAACCAGCATATTGGTGTTGTTTAGCGAGGTCGGGTCTCCCAGTGAGAAAAACAATAGGAATATTTTGGGTGGTGGGGATTTTTTTCAGCTCAAGTAAGGTCTCCATGCCCGTCATTAAGGGCATTTTCAGGTCTAGGAGAATCGCATCAGGCGGTTGAGCTATCGCCATAGTTAGCCCTTCAGAACCACTTAGAGCACCCAAGACTTGCCAACCCGCTGTCGTTTCTAGAGCAACTCGGATGACATATACTGTACAAACATCATCATCAATGCAAAGTAGCGTCTTGGGTTGGATGATAGACATGGATTCAGTTCGTCTTGCATCAATATACAGAGCAGTTGTCTGCTAGCGAAACATCTGCTCTGTATATTGGTAAACTCACCATACAGATGCATTCAGTGTTTTAGTCAATTTCGGTGATAACAACTCTAACCAAAAGTGATGTGGAACTTGTGAGCCACCAAATATTTGATCAATATTAGGTCGAGATCTCCGATCCACCAGTGAACATTGCCATCACAGCTCAAGCGCTGGTAATGCTCTAGCAAAGTGTGGGATTGGTAATCCGTCCCTATAGCTTTATCTAGGTTTTCTCTATGCCATGTCTGTTATGTGGTCATCCCTGGTGCTAACGGATTCTGGGGTCTCCCAAAAATCACCTTATCTGCGCCCATTCATGGACATGCTCATGGACAAGTTGTGTAGCCAGTTTTCGTGATAGCTGACCCCATTAAAGTCATGAAAAGGGGAGAATCGCCCCGTCTCCTCGTCTCTCGTCTTGGTGCCATAGGGATGGAAATTCCAAACTAAGGCCATTGATCGCATCGATTGACAGGCTGAATCCATTGTCCCGTGGAAGTTCTGCATTGAGTAAAGTACTCAATTTTGATGATTCATCAGCCGATCTACTGCGTTACTGGTGCGATAGGATTCCGGGAAGGCATAGGCCACCTTAAATTTAGGAGCATTGCGACAGACCTTAAATACCTTCTGGCGTAACTCTGGTGAAGTAACATTCTTTTTGGTCCATTTGCGTAGCTTCCGTAAACTCTTCTGAAAGCGGGTCTTATTCGGTTGCTTGTAAGCAGCCCAAAGCATTCCTGTGAGGGTTCTCAAGATCTCTGAAGTACGACGACAGCTTTTCTGAATCTTCAGGACAGCATGCAAAAAGCACAGAATTAAAGTGACGGTGGGAAATAGAGCTTTCATCGCTATCTGTGTTGCTAGCCAGCCATCATGATTGGCGGTAATTGGCGCATAGTTGGGATCGAGCTGTAGAGCTCCTTGTTGAAAGACTTGGTAGCCTACTTTTAGGGCTTCTGGACTTGCTGAGTCTGTGACATTGACACCCAGAATACAGCCATTGGCTGCTGTGGTAGGAAGGTAGACTCGCTTACCCTGCAACCAACTATGTTTTTCATCTACTATCAGGTGTTTGGGCAACAGTTGAGGATCTTTGATAGTCGTTCCGACAATAGAAGCTTGACTTAGTGAGGCATAGGCCTGATACCAGTACATTGCATTTCGACCAAATACATAGGCGATGGCATCGAAGGGAACAGCAAAACGGCATAGGTAAAGGGCTTTCTCCATGTCATGAGTCTTGCCCACCATATACGGCATCATGAAGTCGGGACGAATTTGATAGATGTCGCCGCCATTGTCAGTCAGTTTGATCCGTCGCAGCGTCAGATCTAGCTTGATAGAATGGACAAAATCATGGAAGTGAAACCCTTCTAGCATTTGGGGTGGGAACAGTTCAGGGTGAGCAATCAAAGCTTTATCAAGAAAGAG is part of the Acaryochloris marina S15 genome and encodes:
- a CDS encoding CBS domain-containing protein, whose translation is MRQVSAFALDQALDLLSLSVAPHTPLPEAICQMGQTSICGHLPATEEAELQHPLLAEQHTSCVLVLDDSQLVGILTQRDIVRLIAEHQSLAELAVEDVMSQPVITLKAEDNLDIFSVLNLMRHHQIRHLPMVDNQGEILGVLTPRRLRSLLEPADLMKMRQVHEVMTSTVIHAVSTDPVQQIIQMMVEHQASCLVIVETIAGPTKPLCPLGFLLSEILSSASNRS
- a CDS encoding PAS domain S-box protein; the encoded protein is MLELLQQQVQDLQTEYAKLQQKRTDDLVREANVQKGVRKHLDSKLRDANQRLTFHVDNSPLAVVEWDSQFRVQRWSQQSENIFGWSASEVLGKHWTDWHFVLEADLEAVMEVTGELLTGHAPRNISQSRNYTKEGLVIDCEWYHSALLDDSDNLISILSLAQDVTTRKQLKKAQQVSKERLQLALEGSGDGLWDWDITSDEVYLSPQWLAMLGYEVNELPGHVSTWENLIHPKDKPWVMELLEAHLQDGEVPYTFDYRMRTQSGEWKWIANYGKVVVRDPDGTPLRMSGTHKDISERKKIEETLWESEERYALAVRGSQDGLWDWDIHTNAVYLSPRFKEIMGYQDHELASEFKAWESQIHPEDHDLVLAKIEDHLKSHLPYDIEYRLRTKQGDYLWVHARGQAIWNKDGVPLRMAGSISDISERKHTEVALRRQALIFQSIKDGVILTDSAGCIIDWNPAAETIFGYTKAEVLGQTPDILHQPGESVTLTQQIIDDMKREGQWSGEIAFVRKNGTIGLCETVVVPLLDQNGQFVATIGLNHDITERQKAEKQIHEQAALLNITTDATMVRSLDHKILFWNQGAERLYGWQAKDVLGRNVNDLLYPESLTQLEDIQNALRENGTWQGELQQVTHSGQEIVVDSRWTLMQDDNRQPSSILVVNTDITEKKQLEAQYLRAQRLESIGTLAGGIAHDLNNILTPIVGIAGLLPLKIPHLDEQSQHLIEMMQISAHRGADLVQQVLSFSRGIENKRITLQVGHLLSEVKDFAEKTFPKNIKLHINLPSDLGMVSGDATQLHQMLMNLCVNAHDSMPHGGTLSFSAENFLIDENYAQMLLEAQVGPYIILSVADTGVGMAAETLERIFDPFFTTKEVGSGTGLGLSTLMGIVKSHGGFVKVDSQLGSGTQFSVYLPVVEDNNTAQTEALEHVNGLGELILVVDDEAPIREIAKATLEAYNYKVITAQTGIEAIAQYVQHQDDIDAVLMDMMMPEMDGTTAIQTLKALDPQVKIIVATGLVSKEQNPTDIDLKSDALLSKPYTAETLLNTLKGVFNHTP
- a CDS encoding response regulator, with the protein product MSIIQPKTLLCIDDDVCTVYVIRVALETTAGWQVLGALSGSEGLTMAIAQPPDAILLDLKMPLMTGMETLLELKKIPTTQNIPIVFLTGRPDLAKQHQYAGLGVQAIITKPFDVLTLAHQISAALDWAD